Proteins from a genomic interval of Callospermophilus lateralis isolate mCalLat2 chromosome 1, mCalLat2.hap1, whole genome shotgun sequence:
- the Ccl25 gene encoding C-C motif chemokine 25, with amino-acid sequence MNPWILASLAACFLGAWVPSIHTQGSFEDCCLGYYPKPKLAVLRRARFFRIQEVSGSCNLFAIIFYFRQPGKTVCGNPRDIRVQKAMRWVNPRHKVSQRSDNRLTIQVSEGENQSSTFWQLPLLQRELIPVDRGMD; translated from the exons ATGAACCCTTGGATCCTTGCCAGCCTGGCAGCCTGCTTTTTGGGGGCCTGGGTCCCTTCCATCCACACCCAAG GGTCCTTTGAGGACTGCTGTCTGGGTTACTACCCCAAACCCAAGTTGGCTGTGCTCCGTCGCGCCAGGTTTTTCCGGATCCAGGAGGTGAGCGGCAGCTGCAACCTGTTTGCCATCAT ATTCTACTTCCGCCAACCAGGTAAAACGGTGTGCGGGAACCCACGGGACATCAGGGTACAGAAGGCAATGAGATGGGTAAATCCTAGGCACAAGGTCTCCCAGAGGTCTGACAACCGCCTAACCATCCAAG TCTCTGAGGGAGAGAATCAGAGCTCCACGTTCTGGCAGCTGCCCCTGCTCCAGAGAGAGCTCATTCCTGTTGATCGAGGGATGGACTGA